A window of Salmo trutta chromosome 33, fSalTru1.1, whole genome shotgun sequence genomic DNA:
caagatggcaacaacaactgcccgagttacaccaggaatgcacaatcctccatcagtactcagactttccgcaataggctgagagaggctggactgagggcttgtaggcctgttgtaaggcaggccctcaccagacatcaccatcgcctatgggcacaaacccaccgtcgctggaccagacaggactggcaaaaagtgctcttcactgacgagtcgcggttttgtctcaccaggggtgatggtcggatacACATTTATCGTCagaggaatgagcgttacaccaaggcctgtactttggagctggatcgatttggagggtctgtcatggtctggggcagtgtcacagcattatcggactaagcttgttgtcattgcaggcaatctcaacgctgtgcaatACAGGGAAGACAtactcctccctcatgtggtacccttcctgcaggctcatcctgacatgaccctcaagcatgacaatgccaccagccatactgctcgttctgtgcaagacaggaatgtcagtgtgctGCTATGGCCAGTGAaaagcctggatctcaatccagTTGAGTAcgtctgggacttgttggatcagagggtgagggctagggccattccccccagaaatgtccgggaacttgcaggtgccttggtgctagcaaatctgatgcagtccatgaggaggagatgcactgcagtactaatGCAGCtcgtggtcacaccagatagtgactgttacttttgattttgacccccttttgttcagggacacattccatttctgttagtcacatgtctgtggaactggtTCAGCTTGtcttagttgttgaatcttatgttcatacaaattcTTAcactaagtttgctgaaaataaacacagttgacagtgagaagtttatttttttgctcagtttagtaaccaaaaagtgctcaacaaattaaaatatatttgatacaagattcttcaaagcagcgaccctttgccttgactacagctttgcacacttggcattttctcaaccagctccatgaggtagtcacctggaatgcatttcaattaacaggtgtgccttgttaaaagttcatttgtggaatttccttcttaatgcgtttgagccaatcaggtgtgttgtgacaaggtaggggggtataaagaagatggccctatttggtaaaataccaagtccatatgtCAAGTACAGCGCAAATAAGAAAAAGAAACAGtccttaagacatgaaggtcagtcaacacggAAGATTCCCagtactttgaaagtttcttcaagtgcagtcgttaaaaccatcaagcacaatgatgaaactggctgactaggcctgccacaggaaaggaagacccagagttacctctgctgcagcacataaattcattagttaccagcatcagaaattgTAGCTGTTGGAATCAGCTAAACTTAAATAAATGATAGAGACAAAGCCTTGAAAAAAGAAAGTTTGTAAAAAGCCagaaggctttggaatgtgtgatggaggagaggagagcaatgTGTTGATATAGGAaagacagatggatatctgtggattaggaggtgaggggtgaggtCAGTTCCCCTTAAGGGAGTAATCAGGGTTGGTATCTGGTTGCCTTCATTCCTGTGGGGGCATAAACTGTAAGGAAGAGTGTCTTAAGTAGGATGTATATAAAACTGTGATGTCTgaaatgttttgctgtctgatttcagctgtacagaacccttgggaagaataaacttggttaaagcgTCTAGTGTCCAtgggttatttactctgaaaaataagaacctaacacagcccaaataaatgcttcaaagagttcaagtaacagacacatcaactgttcagaggagactgcggtaaaaaaaacaaaaataaataaataataaaaatcaataaatcaggccttcgtggtcaaattgctgcaaagaaaccactactaaaagacaccaataataagaagagacttgtttgggccaagaaacacgagcaatggacattagactggtggaaatctgtcctttggtctgatataTCCAAATTAGATTTTAcgttccaaccgtcgtgtctttgtgagacgcagagtaggtgaacggatgatctctgcatgtgtggttcccaccgtgaagcatggaggtggtgtgatggtgctttgctggtgacactatcagtgatttatttagaattcacggcacacttaactagcaagGCTAccccagcattctgcagcgacagtccctctaaacgcaaaccagatgggatggcatatcattttttccccccaacaggacaatgacccaaaacacacctccaagctgtgtaagggatatttgaccaaggagagtgatggtgctgcatcagatgacctggctgcacaatcacccgacctcaacctaattgagatggtttgggatgagttggaccgcagagtgaagcaaaagcagccaataagtgctcagcatatgtgggaactccttcaagactgttggaaaagcattcctcattaagctggttgagcgaaagccaagagtgtgcaaagctgtcatcaaggttaaAGAATTTCAAATAGCATTTTGATTTGTACTAACTttttgtcttcactgttattctaatATGTAGAAAAATAAAGCAAACCGTTGATTAAGTTAGGTGTccccaaacatttgactggtactgtatatacaccgGTACTGATGGATGGACCAGTTTGGATTTTTACTTTACCTTTCTACAAATGGTATATTaatgtatggtttgttaaatgtaATAACCACAGATGAAACTGGTGAATATATGAAAATTATGGCAATTCTCAGTTTTTACCGCCAGTAAGTTTAACAGCTGAAAACAGCCAACTTGCTAGCAAGAGCTTTAAATGCAGTCAGACTTTCCTATGAATGCTCGTTCCGTCTTTTTAGTCTAGTCTTCCTTGCTCCTCTGTATGTGCACATTCCCAATAACTCACAAACCAAGCCCATGCCACCCACAACAGAGCCTGCCTCTGACAAGCAGTTCCAAATCAATCTTTTCGTTTGGTCCAACAGAAACAGTTATATGGATATAAAAAACTGAGACATTGTATTACTGTAATAAAGAACATAACCATTCTAACGATACCCTGTTTATGTCTCAATTCCCCAAATTGTGCGCAGAGAAGACACTACTGAAAACAGGAATATCAATGAACATCGATCCTGGAAGATTGCTACGTTTGTCAGCGCACGACATGAAGgtaccgctagcagcattttagccacagTGTAATGTGGTAGCTGTTTAGTCTTTTGTAAATTTGAAATGAGCATAAAAGCATTTATATAAAGGAATTGCCAACGCGTTCTCATTCTGTGAAATAAGCATCTTCTTATCCAGCTATGCCACTTGATTTCGACATTAAAACAAAGTAAACAGGTGGAGATGAACTGCTAATCACTTTCCTGTCTAACCTCGATAGCTAGCtaatagatccaagttggctagaattgaaatatactgctcaaaaaaataaagggaacacaaataCATCCTAgctctgaatgaaagaaataatcttaaatacttttttctttacatagttgaatgtgctgacaacaaaatcacaaaaataatcaatggaattccaatttatcaacccatggaggtctggatttggagtcacactcaaaattaaagtggaaaaccacactacaggctgatccaactttgatgtaatgtccttaaaacaagtcaatgaggctcagtagtgtgtgtggcctccacgtgcctgtatgacctccctacaacgcctgggcatgctcctgatgaggtggcggatggtctcctgaaggatctcctcccagacctggactaaagcatccgccaactcctggacagtctgtggtgcaacgtggcgttggtggatggagcgagacatgatgtcccagatgtgctcaattagattcaggtctggggaacgggcgggccagtccatagcatcaatgccttcctcttgtaggaactactgacacactccagccacatgaggtctagcattgtcttgcattaggaggaacccagggccaaccgtaccagcatatggtctcacaaggggtctgaggatctcatctcggtacctaatggcagtcaggctacctctggcgagcacatggagggctgtgcggcccccccaaagaaatgccaccccacaccatgactgacccaccgccaaaccggtcatgctggaggatgttgcaggcagcagaacgttctccacggcgtctccagactctgtcatgtctgtcacgtgctcagtgtgaacctgctttcatctgtgaagagcacagggcgccagtggcgaatttgccaatcttggtgttctctggcaaatgccaaacgtcctgcacggtgttgggttgtaagcacaacccccacctgtggacgtcgggccctcataccaccctcatggagtctgtttctgaccgtttgagcagacacatgcacatttgtggcctgctggaggtaattttgcagggctctggcagtgcttctcctgctcctccttgcacaaaggcggaggtagcggtcctgctgctgggttgttgccctcctacggcctcctccacgtctcctgatgtactggcctgtctcctggtagcgcctccatgctctggacactacgctgacagacacagcaaaccttcttgccacagctcgcattgatgtgccatcctggatgagctgcagtacctgagccacttgtgtgggttgtagactccgtctcatgctaccactagagtgaaagcactgccagcattcaaaagtgaccaaaacatcagccaggaagcataggaactgagaagtggtctgtggtccccacctgcagaaccactcctttattggaggtgtcttgctaattgcctataatttccacctgttgtctattccatttgcacaacagcatgtgacatgtattgtcaatcagtgttgcttcctaagtggacagtttgatttcacagaagtgtgattgactgagttacattgtgttgtttaagtgttccctttatttttttgagcagtgtataaagattagctggctactcatcAGCACATGGGCTTGTGCTTGGCAGACtgtttatgagacctgtgttaatttTCTATAATGCATTCGCCTGCTAAAAGAGCTTGGTCATTATTAGTGGCTGTGAATTGTTCTGGTTAAATAAGTAACAAAAGGGGCATTTTCATAGAAACcttaaaagccagatcagtgaCTACTGCAAAAATggcaggttaaactattttgataaaatcaTTTAATCGTGGGTcctatggttgtggaaggctgactgtttgaaatgcagtgtattgacCTGTAATTGTCCAACAAAGCTAATTGAGAAAACATCTAGATGTAAATTGTTAGGAAAAAAATGTCAATTTTATTTTTAGGCCTTACTGCCGTGCCCTAATTGAAGTTTGATTGAACAGTAtcaaacaatcagaatggagaaagacccattaaAACCACTTACAATTTATTTGTTGCCGCTCTAGTATCATTATTAAAAGGAAAAAGTGAATACtgtcaaatttaaaaaaataaaatgtcctCATTGCCCACCCCTACTTAGACACTAGTGGAGCTGATATGTGAAGCAGGATAAACCCCTCAGTAAATCAGAAGAGTAGACTTCACCTTTTTAAGGTCGGAGTCTACATCCTCTTCCATCCCCAGGTTCTCCTGGCCATCCCCAGCAGCCACCGGCACTCCACTCTTCTCCTTCTTGTGTTTCTTGTGCTTCTTGTGTTTCTTCTCCTTCTTATGTTTCTTCTCCTTCTTatgtttcttgtttttctttcctCCAGCCTCAGTGTCTGAATTCTGAGATGGAGAGGACAAAGCAGAGTGACTATAAGTGCATAAGTATTTGTCAGTTGGGCCATTCAGTCAGTTGGGCCAAGAAGAGGGTGTGATGACGCACGTCATTGGTTAAACTATTTTACCGTCGACCACCACGTCAAGTCATCATAGTATTagtacacagaaacacacaccagCTGTTACTCACATGAGAACGCTTCCCCAACTAGCCACTTAGTTGAGTCAAACACATTTTTAAATCTCACGTCGTACTATTAACAGACAGCAGCTTTAAACTCACCTTGTTTGGAGAAGGGCTGCCAGAGCCGCTGCTGGCCATTTTGGCCAGAGGGGCTGATGGCGAGCCACTGGCTGAGCAGCCCGATGAGGGGAAGCCTGAGGCTGGGGCCGGCCGCTTCAAGGCTCCTGGTTTAGGAGAACCAGACGGTGACCTTGATGACGCTCTCCTCATAGGCTGGGGGCTCTGAGAGGCTCTGATAGGGACAGAAAAAAATGACGTGATATCTGGAAAATACATCTAAAAATAGTGGTGTGAGTTGTTGCTGTGCAGCACCTGCTTTGGCATCAATAAGACCAATTAGAAGCTGCTTACCTCTGGTTCTTGCGGGGCTCTGGTGTCCGGGACACCCTGCGGATTGCCCTGTTGCTGTGTGAGGGGGACGCCTGGCGCCTCTGGCCAGGTGGAGAGGTGCCCGAGGAGTCAAAGCGCCCCTGAGGACTAGCGGACCCACGCATGGCCCGACCACGGTTggcaggggagggggagaggcggTTACTGTGAACAGCAGGGGGGGAGCGAGTGTCCCGGCCTGGCCGGTTGGATGGGAGCATGGGGCTCCTCCTGAGTCgggggggagaggtggggaggggaggtgtgCGTCTCTTTTGGGGAAGGGGACTCCTGCGCTTCGGGGACCTGGAGGGACGGCGCTTGGGCATCGGGGAAAGGCGTTTGGGAGGGGGAGACCCCGATAGCCTTCTCTTCTGTGGGCCCAGGGGAGTAGGGCTGTAGCGCCGCTGGATGGGGGGAGAGTACCGTCTGGGGGAGGGGGAGCGTCTgcgaggaggtggagagggagacctggggGAACAGAGGACATACGAGCCAAGTTATTCTTTGATTGTCAGGTGTGGTACACAATTTTGGACAATGCTCAGTACTGAGGGACtcagaggaagaaaaaaaaaagtatcaaAAGGTTTTTTACCTGCGTctcggaggaggagagggagatctGCGACGGCGTGGGGGAGATCTGCGTCCTCCAGGAGAGAGGGAGCGTCTTTTTCTGTAGAgggaaaacaaacatttaaaTGAGGAACGCATTATGTGGGAAAAACCTCTAAACTTTAATCATGACagtgagagagggataggagaaACCGTTCATAGCTGACCTGGGGGAGCCGTCCCTGTGTCGTCtcctgggggaggagggggagcgaCTGCGCCTCCTCCTGACATTCCCGTTCCTCGCCGCTGGCCCCCCGCCCGGCCTCTTGGACCCCTCGTCCTCTGATGAGGAGGATGATCCAGTATCTGTAACCAATCCAAAAGTAGACAGCACACGTCATTTCCCAGTAGCAACATAAGGTGGCCGTTTAAAAGGAAAAACACCTAGATTGGGATTTGGGCACAACTTCGATGCCCACGAGATGAGGGTGCAAGATGAGACGGCTAGCAAAAAAGATGGGGTGAGggacaaataaaaacaattataacCTGAAGACGTCTCCCGATTCTGCCTGCGATACTGACGTCGCTGCTGCACAGGATCTGCGGTAGCCCCTTCtgaaaagcaaagcagtgagtcTCCAGTGATAGAGAAAACACAAAGATCCACCCATACCCATGGTGCATCACACCACACAGACAAACACTAGAAGGCAGACCCACCTGATTCCGATGCCTCAGAATGCCTGGGTTTTGGAACAGGAGACAGTGAATCATTCCTTGATCCTGGTTTCTTCTTTGAACCTGAAAATCAATAAGACGTTTTAAGGGCCCAAAGTCTTTCCAGCAAGATTCATTCACAAATACACTTGCTTGTATAATACCACTGGTAGGACTGATACATTCTGGTTTCAGCAGCCCGAAAAGAGGTTTATGATTCAGTAGTTTCCATTAGTCATGGCCTGCCATTAAGCCCCCGCCCAAGACCTCAAGTGTCATACTTCTGTAACAAGGCCTGCCTCGGAATCAAGTCATCCAGGGATTTGAGATAATGAAAAATAAGTTTCCAGGTCACTGAGTTCAACAGGCAAAGGGCATCTTCTGGCTGTATAGACATAGCCACCCCTGGTTGATTTTGAAGACGAAAGGTGTATGTGTATCACACTCAGAGACTGATCATGTGTCACTGACATAGTGAGGGAGTCCCACAT
This region includes:
- the srrm1 gene encoding serine/arginine repetitive matrix protein 1 isoform X4, with amino-acid sequence MMQINLTGFLNGKNAREFMRDLWPLLLSAQDNIAGIPSAFLEQKKEEIKQRQIEQEKLASLKKIDEKKEKENKDNRERESPRRRKSRSQSPRRRSPVKRERKRSHSRSPRRKPSPSSSPPPTAPAVTLVSVTLPQGTEEPQPEPDTSESAVPEPVVQEASSTSDLVKPHTEVVVPDSVMKVKEPSPGKASKKEERPKPREKDGRRDRPRHRSRSHSRRRPKSRSRSYSPRRRPSPRRRMSPRRRSPPRRGPPGPRHRRSRSPVRRRRSRSPSSSRSNSSTPHLPQKAMKRTSTTPPRKQPRGHAADPSLSPSRRRAPNGSPSGKTRRSASPRARKGRYSASPSRSAGSKKKPGSRNDSLSPVPKPRHSEASESEGATADPVQQRRQYRRQNRETSSDTGSSSSSEDEGSKRPGGGPAARNGNVRRRRSRSPSSPRRRHRDGSPRKRRSLSPGGRRSPPRRRRSPSPPPRRRSPSPPPRRRSPSPRRYSPPIQRRYSPTPLGPQKRRLSGSPPPKRLSPMPKRRPSRSPKRRSPLPQKRRTPPLPTSPPRLRRSPMLPSNRPGRDTRSPPAVHSNRLSPSPANRGRAMRGSASPQGRFDSSGTSPPGQRRQASPSHSNRAIRRVSRTPEPRKNQRASQSPQPMRRASSRSPSGSPKPGALKRPAPASGFPSSGCSASGSPSAPLAKMASSGSGSPSPNKNSDTEAGGKKNKKHKKEKKHKKEKKHKKHKKHKKEKSGVPVAAGDGQENLGMEEDVDSDLKKESDSEVEERLDDLEKHLREKALRSMRKAGKLSPPLS